The following proteins are encoded in a genomic region of Stutzerimonas balearica DSM 6083:
- the nuoL gene encoding NADH-quinone oxidoreductase subunit L, with product MNLLPLTFAFPLLGYFLLAFSRGRLSENLAAIIGVGSVGLSALTSAWIIWQFNVAPPAAGVHTQLLWQWLDVAGFRADIGLHLDGLSLTMLGVVTGVGFLIHLFASWYMRGEEGYSRFFAYTNLFIFSMLLLVLGDNLLLLYFGWEGVGLCSYLLIGFYFKERKNGNAAMKAFIVTRVGDVFMAFGLFILFVQLGTLNIQELLTLAPQRFAEGDLWITLATLALLGGAVGKSAQLPLQTWLADAMAGPTPVSALIHAATMVTAGVYLIARTHGLFLLAPEVLELVGLVGAVTLVLAGFAALVQTDIKRILAYSTMSQLGYMFLALGVQAWDAAIFHLMTHAFFKALLFLASGAVIHACHHEQNIFNMGGLWKKLPLAYASFVVGGCALAALPLVTAGFYSKDEILWEAFASGHQGLLYAGLAGAFLTSLYTFRLIFTAFHGEAKTQAHAGHGLAHNLPLAVLIVLSTFVGAWIAPPLAGVLPESLGHAGGEAKHSLEIASGAIALAGIVLAALLFLGRRSLVNAVAQSAPGRLLGAWWYAAWGFDWLYDKLFVQPYLLLCRLLARDPIDATIGLVPRTAQGSHTLLSRSETGRLRWYAVSLVGGAVLLLGIVLL from the coding sequence ATCATCGGCGTCGGCTCGGTGGGCCTCTCGGCCCTGACCAGCGCCTGGATCATCTGGCAGTTCAATGTCGCGCCGCCCGCCGCGGGCGTGCATACCCAGCTGCTCTGGCAATGGCTCGATGTCGCGGGCTTTCGCGCCGACATCGGCCTGCACCTGGATGGCCTGTCGCTGACCATGCTCGGCGTGGTCACCGGCGTCGGCTTTCTGATCCACCTGTTCGCCAGCTGGTACATGCGCGGCGAGGAAGGCTACTCGCGCTTCTTCGCCTACACCAACCTGTTCATCTTCAGCATGTTGCTGCTGGTACTCGGCGACAACCTGCTGCTGCTGTACTTCGGCTGGGAAGGCGTGGGCCTGTGCTCGTACCTGCTGATCGGCTTCTACTTCAAGGAACGCAAGAACGGCAACGCGGCGATGAAGGCCTTCATCGTCACCCGCGTCGGTGACGTGTTCATGGCCTTCGGCCTGTTCATCCTCTTCGTCCAGCTCGGCACGCTGAACATCCAGGAGTTGCTGACGCTGGCGCCGCAGCGCTTCGCCGAAGGCGACCTGTGGATCACCCTGGCGACCCTGGCGCTGCTCGGCGGTGCGGTGGGCAAGTCCGCCCAGCTGCCGCTGCAGACCTGGCTGGCCGACGCCATGGCCGGCCCGACTCCGGTCTCGGCGCTGATCCACGCGGCGACCATGGTGACCGCCGGCGTATACCTGATCGCCCGCACCCACGGCCTGTTCCTGCTGGCGCCCGAAGTGCTCGAACTGGTCGGCCTGGTCGGCGCGGTGACGCTGGTGCTGGCCGGCTTCGCCGCGCTGGTGCAGACCGACATCAAGCGCATCCTCGCCTACTCGACCATGAGCCAGCTGGGCTACATGTTCCTCGCCCTTGGCGTGCAGGCCTGGGATGCAGCGATCTTCCACCTGATGACCCACGCCTTCTTCAAGGCGCTGCTGTTCCTCGCCTCGGGTGCGGTGATCCACGCCTGCCACCACGAGCAGAACATCTTCAACATGGGCGGGCTGTGGAAGAAGCTGCCGCTGGCCTACGCCAGCTTTGTCGTCGGCGGCTGCGCACTGGCCGCGCTGCCGCTGGTCACCGCCGGCTTCTATTCGAAGGACGAGATTCTCTGGGAGGCCTTCGCCAGCGGCCACCAGGGCCTGCTCTATGCGGGCCTGGCCGGTGCCTTCCTGACCTCGCTGTACACCTTCCGGCTGATCTTCACCGCCTTCCACGGCGAGGCGAAGACCCAGGCGCATGCCGGCCACGGCCTGGCCCACAACCTTCCGCTGGCGGTGCTGATCGTGCTGTCGACCTTCGTCGGTGCCTGGATCGCGCCACCACTGGCCGGCGTGCTGCCCGAGAGCCTCGGCCATGCCGGTGGCGAGGCCAAGCACAGCCTGGAGATCGCCTCCGGCGCCATCGCCCTGGCCGGCATCGTCCTCGCGGCGCTGCTGTTCCTCGGCCGGCGCAGCCTGGTCAACGCCGTCGCGCAGAGTGCCCCCGGCCGTCTGCTGGGTGCCTGGTGGTATGCCGCCTGGGGCTTCGACTGGCTTTACGACAAGCTCTTCGTGCAGCCCTACCTGCTGCTCTGCCGGCTGCTGGCGCGCGACCCGATCGACGCCACCATCGGCCTGGTTCCGCGCACCGCGCAAGGCAGCCACACGCTGCTCAGCCGCAGCGAAACCGGCCGACTGCGCTGGTATGCGGTGTCCCTCGTCGGCGGAGCAGTGCTACTGCTCGGCATCGTTCTGCTCTGA
- the nuoM gene encoding NADH-quinone oxidoreductase subunit M, which yields MILPWLILIPFIGGLLCWLVERFDQTLPRWIALFTMALLFGLGLWLWGSGDYSFAPRPDAAASWPLEFKHVWIERFGINLHLALDGLSLLMILLTGVLGVLSVLCSWKEIQRHVGFFHLNLMWILGGVVGVFLALDLFLFFFFWEMMLVPMYFLIALWGHSSNENKRSRINAATKFFIYTQASGLIMLVAILGLVLVNYSNTGVLTFDYALLLKAQLAPAIEYLLMLGFFIAFAVKFPIVPLHAWLPDAHAQAPTAGSVDLAGILLKTAAYGMIRFALPLFPNASVEFAPIAMALGLIGIFYGALLSFAQSDIKRLVAYSSISHMGFVLIGIYSGSELALQGAVVLMIAHGLSAAALFILCGQLYERLHTRDLREMGGLWSRLPWLPALSLFFAAASLGLPGTGNFVGEFVVLFGAFAQAPWVVVMATFGVVLASIYSLAMVHRAHFGPARSDAALAGMDAREVGMILLLAALLVLLGVYPQPVFDTSLATMNGVQQWIGSTLSPLVSAR from the coding sequence GTGATTCTGCCCTGGCTAATCCTGATTCCCTTCATCGGTGGCCTGCTCTGCTGGCTGGTCGAGCGCTTCGACCAGACCCTGCCGCGCTGGATCGCCCTGTTCACCATGGCCCTGCTGTTCGGCCTGGGCCTCTGGCTCTGGGGCTCGGGTGACTACAGCTTCGCCCCGCGCCCGGACGCCGCCGCCAGCTGGCCGCTGGAGTTCAAGCACGTCTGGATCGAGCGTTTCGGCATCAACCTGCACCTGGCGCTGGACGGCCTGTCGCTGTTAATGATCCTGCTCACCGGCGTGCTCGGCGTGCTCTCGGTGCTCTGTTCGTGGAAGGAGATCCAGCGCCACGTCGGCTTCTTCCACCTCAACCTGATGTGGATTCTCGGCGGCGTGGTCGGCGTGTTCCTTGCGCTCGACCTGTTCCTGTTCTTCTTCTTCTGGGAAATGATGCTGGTGCCGATGTACTTCCTCATCGCGCTCTGGGGTCACAGCTCCAACGAAAACAAGCGTTCGCGGATCAACGCGGCGACCAAGTTCTTCATCTATACCCAGGCCAGCGGCCTGATCATGCTGGTCGCCATCCTCGGCCTGGTGCTGGTCAACTACAGCAACACCGGGGTACTGACCTTCGACTACGCCCTGCTGCTCAAAGCCCAGCTCGCCCCGGCGATCGAGTACCTGCTGATGCTCGGCTTCTTCATCGCCTTTGCGGTGAAGTTTCCCATCGTCCCGCTGCACGCCTGGCTGCCCGACGCCCACGCCCAGGCGCCGACCGCAGGCTCCGTCGACCTGGCCGGCATCCTGCTCAAGACCGCCGCCTACGGCATGATCCGCTTCGCCCTGCCGCTGTTCCCCAATGCCTCGGTGGAGTTCGCGCCGATCGCCATGGCGCTGGGCCTGATCGGCATCTTCTATGGCGCCCTGCTGTCGTTCGCGCAAAGCGACATCAAGCGCCTGGTGGCCTACTCGAGCATTTCGCACATGGGCTTCGTGCTCATTGGCATCTACTCGGGCAGCGAGCTGGCGCTGCAGGGCGCGGTCGTACTGATGATCGCCCACGGTCTGTCGGCCGCCGCGCTGTTCATCCTCTGCGGCCAGCTCTACGAGCGCCTGCATACGCGTGACCTGCGCGAGATGGGCGGCCTCTGGTCTCGGCTGCCGTGGCTGCCGGCGCTGAGCCTGTTCTTCGCCGCCGCCTCGCTCGGCCTGCCGGGCACCGGCAACTTCGTCGGCGAGTTCGTCGTGCTGTTCGGTGCCTTCGCCCAGGCGCCCTGGGTGGTGGTAATGGCGACGTTCGGCGTGGTGCTGGCCTCGATCTACTCTCTGGCGATGGTTCATCGCGCACATTTCGGCCCGGCCCGTAGCGACGCCGCACTGGCCGGCATGGACGCCCGCGAGGTCGGCATGATCCTGCTGCTCGCCGCGCTGCTGGTACTGCTCGGCGTCTATCCGCAGCCGGTCTTCGATACCTCGCTGGCGACCATGAACGGTGTGCAGCAGTGGATCGGATCCACCCTCTCCCCTCTCGTTTCGGCCCGGTAG
- the nuoN gene encoding NADH-quinone oxidoreductase subunit NuoN produces the protein MEFTAQHFIALLPLLVVSATLVVVMLAIAWRRNHGLSFVLSAAGLVLALLSIPVAHQPVALQVTSLLQFDSFAYFYMALILLATLACVTLAHAYLGEKPGAEGFPGNREELYLLMLLSAAGGLVLVCARHLAGLFIGLELLSVPVYGLVAYAFFNRRSLEAGIKYMVLSAAGSAFLLFGMALLYAESGSLAFVEIGASLAAQGASPLVQAGIGLMLIGLGFKLSLVPFHLWTPDVYEGAPAPVSAFLATASKVAVFAVLLRLYQLSPATSGGWLNDALSLIAIASILGGNLLALNQSNLKRLLGYSSIAHFGYLLVALIASDGLAVEAIGVYLATYVLTSLGAFGVITLMSSPFKGRDADALYEYRGLFWRRPYLTAVLTVMMLSLAGIPLTAGFIGKFYVVATGVESRQWWLIGALIAGSAIGLYYYLRVMVTLFLVEPGLRRHDAPFDWGQRAGGVMLLAIALLAFFLGVYPQPLLELVQQAGLAAL, from the coding sequence ATGGAATTCACTGCACAACACTTCATCGCCCTGCTGCCGTTGCTGGTCGTCAGCGCCACCCTGGTGGTGGTGATGCTGGCGATCGCCTGGCGGCGCAACCATGGCCTGAGCTTCGTGCTCAGTGCCGCTGGCCTGGTACTCGCGCTGCTCTCGATCCCCGTCGCCCATCAGCCGGTGGCGCTGCAGGTCACCAGCCTGTTGCAGTTCGACAGCTTCGCCTACTTCTACATGGCGTTGATCCTGCTGGCGACGCTTGCCTGCGTGACCCTGGCGCACGCCTACCTGGGCGAGAAGCCCGGTGCCGAGGGTTTTCCCGGCAACCGCGAGGAGCTCTATCTGCTGATGCTGCTGTCGGCGGCCGGCGGCCTGGTACTGGTCTGCGCACGGCACCTGGCGGGCCTGTTCATCGGCCTGGAGCTGCTTTCGGTGCCGGTCTACGGGCTCGTCGCCTATGCCTTCTTCAACAGGCGCTCGCTGGAGGCCGGCATCAAATACATGGTGCTGTCGGCCGCCGGCAGTGCGTTCCTGCTGTTCGGCATGGCGCTGCTGTATGCCGAGTCCGGCAGCCTGGCGTTCGTCGAGATCGGCGCCAGCCTCGCCGCGCAGGGCGCCTCGCCGCTGGTCCAGGCCGGCATTGGCCTGATGCTGATCGGCCTCGGCTTCAAGCTCTCGCTCGTGCCCTTCCACCTGTGGACGCCGGACGTCTACGAGGGCGCGCCGGCGCCGGTCTCGGCATTCCTGGCCACGGCCAGCAAGGTCGCGGTGTTCGCCGTGCTGCTGCGCCTGTATCAGCTCTCACCGGCCACCAGCGGCGGCTGGCTGAACGATGCTTTGAGCCTCATCGCCATTGCCTCGATCCTCGGCGGTAACCTGCTGGCGCTGAACCAGAGCAACCTCAAGCGTCTGCTCGGCTACTCCTCCATCGCCCACTTCGGTTACCTGCTGGTGGCGCTGATCGCCAGCGATGGCCTGGCGGTGGAGGCCATCGGCGTCTACCTGGCCACCTATGTGCTTACCAGCCTCGGAGCCTTTGGTGTGATCACCCTGATGTCCAGCCCGTTCAAGGGCCGCGACGCCGATGCCCTGTACGAATACCGCGGGCTGTTCTGGCGCCGCCCTTACCTGACCGCAGTGCTCACGGTGATGATGCTGTCCTTGGCCGGTATTCCGCTGACGGCTGGCTTCATCGGCAAGTTCTACGTGGTGGCCACCGGTGTCGAGTCGCGCCAGTGGTGGCTGATCGGTGCGCTCATCGCCGGCAGCGCCATCGGCCTGTATTACTACCTGCGGGTGATGGTCACGCTGTTTCTCGTCGAGCCGGGGCTGCGCCGTCACGATGCGCCGTTCGACTGGGGCCAGCGTGCCGGTGGCGTGATGCTGCTGGCCATCGCACTGCTGGCGTTCTTCCTTGGCGTCTATCCCCAGCCGCTGCTGGAACTGGTGCAGCAGGCGGGTCTCGCGGCCCTCTGA
- a CDS encoding efflux RND transporter permease subunit yields the protein MSQHQQRPASFLERLVFNNRPAVIFICLLISIVLFYQAAQVRPETSFEKMIPLGHPYIQKMLEHRNDLANLGNTVRISVEAVDGDIFTKEYMETLRQIHDEVFYIRGVDRSNLKSLWSPSVRWTAVTEEGFAGGEVIPQTYDGSPESLDDLRDNVLRSGQIGRLVANNFKSSIVDVPLMESYPDPENPARQIKLDYQQFSHELEQKIRDKYQAQNPNVQVHIIGFAKKVGDLIDGLVDVALFFIVAIGVTFFLLLWFTRCVKSTVAVLVTTLIAVVWQLGLLHTLGFGLDPYSMLVPFLVFAIGISHGVQKINGIAIASGQTTDPLAAARMAFRQLFVPGMVALLSDAVGFVTLLLIDIGVIRELAIGASLGVAVIILTNLILLPVTISYLGISQKAIKQSREEAAKDHPFWRLLSNFANPTVAPISICIAVLALAGGLWYGQNLKIGDLDQGAPELHPDSRYNLDNDFVIRNYSTSSDVLVVMVKTAPEGCAHYDTLSAMDELMWRMENTEGVQSAVSMVTVARQGIKGMNEGSLKWETLSRNPFVLNNSIARAEGMYNSDCSLAPVLVFLNDHKAETLQHVVAVAKEFAEENNREGLEFVLAAGNAGIEAATNEVIAESEITMLIAVYAAVSFMCLLTFRSVAATLCVILPLVLTSILGNALMAFMGIGVKVATLPVIALGVGIGVDYGIYIYSRLESYLRQGMTLQEAYYQTLKSTGKAVVFTGICLAIGVVTWVFSAIKFQADMGLMLTFMFLWNMVGAIWLLPALARFLIKPEKLAGKVGDPALAG from the coding sequence ATGAGCCAACATCAGCAACGACCGGCGTCCTTTCTCGAGCGCCTGGTGTTCAACAATCGACCGGCGGTCATCTTCATCTGCCTGCTGATCAGCATCGTGCTGTTCTACCAGGCCGCTCAGGTGCGTCCGGAAACCAGCTTCGAAAAGATGATTCCGCTGGGGCATCCGTACATCCAGAAGATGCTCGAACACCGCAACGACCTGGCCAACCTCGGCAACACGGTGCGTATTTCCGTCGAAGCGGTCGACGGCGACATCTTTACCAAGGAGTACATGGAGACGCTGCGGCAGATCCATGACGAGGTGTTTTACATCCGCGGGGTCGATCGCTCCAACCTCAAATCACTGTGGAGCCCGAGCGTCCGCTGGACCGCGGTGACGGAAGAGGGCTTCGCCGGTGGCGAGGTGATACCGCAGACCTATGACGGTTCGCCGGAAAGCCTCGACGATCTGCGCGACAACGTGTTGCGCTCGGGCCAGATCGGTCGCCTGGTGGCGAACAACTTCAAATCCAGCATTGTCGACGTGCCGCTGATGGAGTCCTACCCGGACCCGGAAAACCCCGCACGGCAGATCAAGCTGGACTACCAGCAGTTTTCCCACGAACTCGAGCAGAAGATCCGCGACAAGTACCAGGCGCAGAACCCGAATGTGCAGGTGCACATCATCGGTTTCGCCAAGAAGGTGGGTGACCTGATCGACGGCCTGGTCGACGTGGCGCTGTTCTTCATCGTCGCCATCGGCGTCACCTTCTTCCTCTTGCTGTGGTTCACCCGCTGCGTGAAGAGCACGGTCGCCGTACTGGTCACCACGCTGATCGCGGTGGTCTGGCAGTTGGGCCTGCTGCACACCCTGGGCTTCGGTCTCGATCCCTATTCGATGTTGGTGCCGTTTCTGGTATTTGCCATCGGTATTTCCCACGGCGTGCAGAAGATCAACGGCATCGCGATCGCCTCGGGGCAGACCACCGATCCGCTGGCCGCAGCTCGCATGGCGTTCCGCCAACTGTTCGTGCCGGGCATGGTCGCGCTGCTCTCCGATGCGGTGGGCTTCGTGACTCTGCTGCTGATCGATATCGGGGTGATCCGCGAGCTGGCCATCGGCGCCTCGCTGGGTGTGGCGGTGATCATCCTGACCAACCTGATCCTGCTGCCGGTGACCATTTCCTACCTGGGCATCAGCCAGAAGGCGATCAAGCAGAGCCGCGAGGAAGCCGCCAAGGATCATCCGTTCTGGCGTCTGCTGTCGAACTTCGCCAATCCGACGGTCGCACCGATTTCGATCTGCATCGCCGTGCTCGCGCTGGCCGGTGGACTCTGGTACGGGCAGAACCTGAAGATCGGCGACCTCGATCAGGGCGCGCCGGAGCTGCATCCCGATTCGCGCTACAACCTGGACAACGACTTCGTCATCCGCAACTACTCGACGAGCTCTGACGTCCTGGTCGTGATGGTCAAGACCGCGCCCGAAGGCTGCGCGCATTACGACACGCTGTCGGCGATGGATGAGCTGATGTGGCGCATGGAGAACACCGAAGGCGTGCAGTCGGCGGTCTCGATGGTCACGGTCGCGCGGCAGGGCATCAAGGGCATGAACGAGGGCAGCCTCAAGTGGGAAACCCTGTCGCGCAACCCCTTCGTGCTGAACAATTCCATTGCCCGTGCCGAGGGCATGTACAACAGCGACTGCTCGCTGGCGCCGGTGCTGGTGTTCCTCAACGATCACAAGGCCGAGACGCTGCAGCACGTGGTTGCGGTGGCCAAGGAATTTGCCGAGGAAAACAACCGCGAAGGGCTGGAGTTCGTGCTGGCGGCCGGTAATGCCGGGATCGAGGCGGCGACCAACGAGGTGATCGCCGAGTCCGAGATCACCATGCTGATCGCGGTGTATGCGGCGGTCAGCTTCATGTGCCTGCTGACGTTCCGTTCCGTCGCGGCGACCTTGTGCGTGATCCTGCCGCTGGTGCTGACCTCGATCCTCGGTAATGCGCTGATGGCCTTCATGGGGATCGGCGTGAAAGTCGCGACCCTGCCGGTCATCGCCCTGGGTGTCGGTATCGGCGTCGACTACGGCATCTACATCTACAGTCGTCTGGAGAGCTACCTGCGCCAGGGCATGACGCTGCAGGAGGCCTACTATCAGACGCTGAAGTCGACCGGCAAGGCGGTGGTGTTCACCGGCATCTGCCTGGCCATCGGCGTGGTCACCTGGGTGTTCTCGGCGATCAAGTTCCAGGCGGACATGGGGCTGATGCTGACCTTCATGTTCCTCTGGAACATGGTCGGCGCCATCTGGCTGCTGCCGGCGCTGGCGCGCTTCCTGATCAAGCCGGAGAAGCTCGCCGGCAAGGTGGGCGACCCCGCACTGGCGGGCTGA
- a CDS encoding WD40/YVTN/BNR-like repeat-containing protein — MREPVSRRALSGRALAIARHAVPRGPAIGVLSLCGVISFSLLGAASIAQAQAVADPQVRYSIESPKAVSSLLLDVVRAGKRLVAAGDRGHILYSDDEGRSWTQAKVPTRQMLTAVYFADEQHGWAVGHDALILATADAGQTWTVQYEEREREAPLLDVWFGDAQHGIAVGAYGALLETTDGGQHWNDVSDRLDNEDGYHLNAIAQVGDRGLFIVGEMGGIFRSRDLGQSWERVESPYDGSFFGVLGGNDPEVVLAYGLRGHLFRSTDFGDSWQQIRLQNGGGNVLEAGLADGARLPDGRVVVVGHGGSVLTSADQGRTFSYHARPDRLSLAGVAADNGGNLVLVGQGGVHLASPTGADLAQNNK, encoded by the coding sequence ATGCGTGAGCCCGTTTCGCGGCGCGCTTTGTCCGGCCGCGCTCTGGCTATCGCTCGCCATGCGGTTCCTCGGGGCCCGGCGATAGGCGTGCTATCGCTGTGTGGCGTCATTTCGTTCTCGCTGCTGGGGGCAGCCTCGATCGCCCAGGCGCAGGCGGTTGCCGATCCGCAGGTTCGCTATTCCATCGAATCGCCCAAGGCCGTTTCCAGCCTGTTGCTCGACGTCGTGCGTGCCGGCAAGCGCCTGGTGGCCGCCGGTGATCGCGGGCACATCCTCTATTCCGATGACGAAGGTCGCAGCTGGACCCAGGCCAAGGTGCCGACCCGGCAGATGCTCACGGCCGTCTATTTTGCCGACGAGCAGCATGGCTGGGCGGTTGGCCACGATGCGCTGATCCTCGCTACCGCCGACGCGGGGCAGACCTGGACCGTGCAGTACGAGGAGCGCGAGCGCGAGGCCCCCCTGCTGGACGTCTGGTTTGGCGATGCGCAGCACGGCATCGCGGTTGGTGCCTATGGTGCCCTGCTGGAAACCACCGACGGTGGCCAGCACTGGAACGATGTCAGCGACCGGCTGGACAACGAAGACGGCTATCACCTGAACGCTATTGCCCAGGTCGGCGACCGCGGCCTGTTCATCGTCGGCGAGATGGGCGGCATTTTCCGCTCGCGTGACCTTGGCCAGTCCTGGGAACGTGTCGAATCCCCCTATGACGGTTCCTTCTTTGGCGTGCTCGGCGGCAACGACCCGGAAGTCGTCCTCGCTTACGGCTTGCGCGGCCACTTGTTCCGCTCGACCGACTTCGGTGACAGCTGGCAGCAGATCCGCCTGCAGAACGGCGGCGGCAACGTCCTGGAGGCCGGCCTGGCCGATGGCGCACGGCTGCCGGACGGGCGTGTCGTGGTCGTCGGGCATGGCGGCAGCGTACTGACCAGCGCCGACCAGGGGCGGACATTCTCCTACCACGCGCGTCCCGATCGCCTGTCGCTCGCCGGCGTCGCGGCCGACAACGGCGGCAACCTCGTTCTCGTCGGGCAAGGCGGCGTCCATCTCGCCTCGCCGACCGGCGCAGATCTGGCACAAAACAATAAGTAA
- the pepN gene encoding aminopeptidase N, with the protein MRTEQPKVIHLKDYQAPEYLIDETHLTFELHEDRTLVHAQLVMRRNPAQAAGALPPLELHGQDLELLSLALDDRELGLGDYQVSADSLTLQPQAEQFVIDSTVVIHPESNTALEGLYKSGKMFCTQCEAEGFRKITYYLDRPDVMSRFTTTVSAEKQRYPILLSNGNPIASGEEDDGRHWATWEDPFKKPAYLFALVAGDLWCVEDSFTTMSGREVALRIYVEPENIDKCQHAMDSLKRSMKWDEEAYGREYDLDIFMIVAVNDFNMGAMENKGLNIFNSSAVLARAETATDAAHQRVEAIVAHEYFHNWSGNRVTCRDWFQLSLKEGFTVFRDSQFSADMNSPTVKRIEDVAYLRTHQFAEDAGPMAHSVRPESFIEISNFYTLTVYEKGAEVVRMIQTLLGKEGFRKGSDLYFERHDGQAVTVDDFVKAMEDANAADLSQFKRWYSQAGTPRLAVSEEYDAAAQTYTLTFRQSCPPTPGQATKEPFVIPVELGLLAADGADIPLRLEGEASARGTSRVLAVSEAEQRFTFVDVAERPLPSLLRGFSAPVKLEFAYDRDQLMFLMQHDSDGFNRWEAGQQLAVQVLQELIGQQQRGEALAMDERLVEALRTLLGNERLDPAMVAEMLSLPGEAYLTEIAEVADVDAIHAAREFARKRIAEALFEPLWQRYQANRAVSRETPYVATAEHFARRALQNIALSYLMLSEKAEVLEACLEQFEQADNMTERLMALAVLVNSPFEAERDKALQAFAEHFKDNPLVMDQWFSVQAGSPLPGGLERVQQLMNHPAFTLKNPNKVRALIGAFANQNLVNFHRADGAGYAFLADQVITLNAMNPQIASRLLAPLTRWRKYDSARQLLMKGQLERILASGELSSDVYEVVSKSLA; encoded by the coding sequence ATGCGCACCGAACAACCGAAAGTCATTCATCTCAAGGATTACCAGGCACCCGAGTACCTGATCGACGAGACCCATCTGACCTTCGAGCTGCATGAGGACCGCACCCTGGTGCACGCTCAGCTGGTGATGCGGCGCAACCCCGCGCAGGCGGCCGGCGCGCTGCCGCCGCTGGAGCTGCACGGCCAGGACCTGGAGCTGTTGTCGCTCGCGCTCGATGATCGGGAACTCGGCCTGGGCGATTACCAGGTCAGTGCCGACAGCCTGACGCTGCAGCCGCAGGCCGAACAGTTCGTCATCGACAGCACGGTGGTGATCCATCCCGAGAGCAACACGGCACTCGAGGGGCTGTACAAGTCCGGCAAGATGTTCTGCACCCAGTGTGAGGCCGAAGGCTTCCGCAAGATCACCTATTACCTGGATCGGCCGGATGTGATGAGCCGGTTCACCACGACGGTCAGCGCGGAAAAGCAGCGCTATCCAATCCTGTTGTCCAACGGCAACCCGATCGCCAGCGGCGAAGAGGACGATGGCCGGCACTGGGCGACCTGGGAGGACCCGTTCAAGAAACCGGCCTATCTATTCGCCCTTGTTGCGGGCGACCTCTGGTGCGTCGAGGACAGCTTCACCACCATGAGCGGACGCGAGGTGGCGCTGCGCATCTATGTCGAGCCGGAAAACATCGACAAGTGCCAGCACGCCATGGACAGCCTCAAGCGTTCGATGAAGTGGGACGAAGAGGCCTATGGCCGCGAATACGATCTGGACATCTTCATGATCGTCGCGGTGAACGATTTCAATATGGGCGCCATGGAGAACAAGGGGCTCAACATCTTCAACTCCAGCGCGGTGCTGGCACGTGCCGAAACCGCCACTGACGCGGCGCACCAGCGCGTCGAGGCGATCGTCGCCCACGAGTATTTCCACAACTGGTCCGGCAACCGCGTGACCTGCCGCGACTGGTTCCAGCTGTCGCTCAAGGAAGGCTTCACCGTGTTCCGCGACTCGCAGTTCTCCGCCGACATGAACTCGCCGACGGTCAAGCGCATCGAGGACGTGGCTTATCTGCGCACCCATCAGTTCGCCGAGGATGCCGGTCCCATGGCCCATTCGGTGCGCCCGGAATCCTTCATCGAAATCTCCAACTTCTACACCCTGACGGTCTACGAGAAGGGTGCCGAAGTGGTACGCATGATCCAGACGCTGCTGGGCAAGGAGGGCTTTCGCAAGGGCAGCGACCTGTACTTCGAGCGCCACGACGGCCAGGCGGTGACCGTCGATGACTTCGTCAAGGCGATGGAGGATGCCAACGCGGCCGACCTCAGCCAGTTCAAGCGCTGGTATAGCCAGGCCGGCACACCGCGTCTGGCCGTCAGCGAGGAGTACGACGCGGCTGCGCAGACCTATACCCTGACCTTCCGCCAGAGCTGCCCGCCGACGCCCGGCCAAGCGACCAAGGAGCCCTTCGTGATCCCGGTGGAGCTGGGGCTGCTCGCCGCGGATGGTGCCGACATACCGCTGCGCCTGGAGGGCGAGGCGTCGGCCAGGGGCACCAGTCGGGTGCTCGCGGTGAGCGAGGCCGAGCAGCGCTTTACCTTCGTCGATGTCGCCGAGCGTCCGCTGCCGTCGTTGCTGCGCGGGTTTTCCGCACCGGTGAAGCTGGAATTCGCCTATGACCGCGACCAGCTGATGTTCCTCATGCAGCACGATTCCGATGGTTTCAACCGCTGGGAGGCCGGGCAACAGCTGGCGGTGCAGGTGCTGCAGGAGCTGATCGGCCAGCAGCAGCGTGGCGAGGCGCTGGCGATGGACGAGCGTTTGGTCGAGGCGCTGCGCACCCTGTTGGGCAACGAACGACTCGATCCTGCGATGGTTGCCGAGATGCTCTCGCTGCCCGGCGAGGCCTACCTTACCGAGATCGCTGAAGTGGCCGACGTCGATGCCATCCATGCGGCCCGCGAGTTCGCCCGCAAGCGTATCGCCGAAGCCCTGTTCGAGCCGCTCTGGCAGCGTTATCAGGCCAATCGCGCGGTTTCGCGGGAGACGCCCTATGTCGCCACGGCCGAGCATTTCGCTCGTCGCGCGCTGCAGAACATCGCGTTGTCCTACCTCATGCTGAGCGAAAAAGCCGAGGTGCTCGAGGCCTGCCTCGAGCAGTTCGAGCAGGCCGACAACATGACCGAGCGACTCATGGCGCTGGCCGTGCTGGTCAACTCTCCGTTCGAGGCCGAGCGCGACAAGGCGCTGCAGGCATTCGCCGAGCACTTCAAGGACAACCCGCTGGTCATGGATCAGTGGTTCAGCGTGCAGGCCGGCAGCCCGTTGCCGGGCGGCCTGGAGCGCGTTCAGCAGCTGATGAACCACCCGGCCTTCACCTTGAAGAACCCGAACAAGGTCCGCGCCCTGATCGGTGCGTTCGCCAACCAGAACCTGGTCAATTTCCACCGGGCCGACGGCGCCGGGTACGCCTTCCTGGCCGACCAGGTGATCACGCTCAACGCGATGAACCCGCAGATCGCTTCCCGGCTGCTGGCGCCGCTGACCCGCTGGCGCAAGTACGATTCCGCTCGCCAGCTGTTGATGAAGGGGCAGCTCGAGCGAATCCTCGCGTCCGGCGAGCTCTCCAGCGACGTGTACGAAGTGGTCAGCAAGAGCCTGGCCTGA